CGAGGACGGGCCACAGGGCGACAAGAACACCTACAACGTGTTCTCCTGGCGCGGCCTGGACAACTCCACCTACTACTCGCTGACCGGCGACCGGCAGAGCCCTTGGGACAACACCGGCGTCGGCGGCAACTACAACACCTTCAACCCCGCCGCGCAGAACCTCATCGTCGACTCCGTCGCCTACTGGAAGGACACGCTCGGCGTCGACGGCTTCCGGTTCGACCTGGCGTCCGTGCTGGGCAACACCTGCCAGCACGGCTGCTTCAACTACAGCCGCACCAATTCCGGCACCGCCCTGAACCGCCTGGTCGCCGAGATGCCCGCGCGCCCGGCCGGCGGTGGGCCCGGTGTCGACTGGATCGCCGAACCGTGGGCCATCGGCGGCAACAGCTACCAGGTCGGCAACTTCCCGACCGGCTGGTCGGAATGGAACGGCATCTACCGTGACACCCTGCGCCGCGACCAGAACAAGATGGGCGTCGACGCGGTCACCCCGGCCAACCTCGCCGACCGGTTCGCCGGGTCGTCCGACCTCTACGGCGACGACGGCAGGCGCCCGTGGAACTCGGTCAACTTCGTGGTCGCCCACGACGGGTTCACCCTGCGGGACCTCTACGCCTGCAACAGCAAGAACAACAACCAACCATGGCCGTACGGTCCGTCCGACGGCGGCTCCGACGACAACATCTCCTGGGACCAGGGCGGCGTGGCCGCCGACCAACGCAGGGCGGCCCGCAACGGCCACGCGTTCCTCATGCTGTCGGCGGGCACCCCGATGATGACCGGCGGCGACGAGTACCTGCGCACCACCAACTGCAACAACAACCCCTACAACCTGGACTCCAGCGCGAACTGGCTGGACTGGACCCCGGACGCCGACCAGACGACCTTTGCCGCCTTCACCAGCCGGCTGCTCGCCTTCCGCAAGGCACATCCCGCCCTGCGACCGGCGAACTTCTACACCGCCGCCGACACCAACGGCAACGGACTGGGCCAGCTCGAGTGGTTCACCCCGGCAGGCACGTCACCGGACGGTGCGTACTGGGGCAACGCGAACAACCACGCGCTGGCCTGGCGCATCGACGGCAGCGAGTTCGGCGACTCGGGTCTCTACGCCGCCTACAACGGCTGGTCCGGCAACGTGACATTCACCCTGCCCGCCCCGCCCTCGGGCAAGCAGTGGTACCGGGTCACCGACACCTCCACCTGGGCCGAAGGACCCGACCAGGTGGCCAGCCCCGGCAGCGAGGCCCTCATCGGTGGCGCCTCCACCACGTACGTGCTGGGTGGGCGGGCGCTGCTGCTGCTCATCGCCCGGTAGTCGCCCGGACAGCTCGGCGATCACGCTCCGGGAGACGTAACGGAACTGGCGGATAACCGACTGTCCGATCCTCCCTCTGCCACGAGACGGTCGACTACGGTGGGCGCCGGCGTGGAGCGCCGTCGCCCGGCGACGACGGTGACGACCGCCGCGGATGCGAGCGGGAGGCGGTGCGTCGACCCGGGGCGGCGCGATCGACGCCCCGGGTCGACGGGTACGGGCCGCCCTCGCGCTGCCGTCAGCGGGGAGCGGGCTGCCCCAGCAACTCCAGCGCCAGGCGCACCAGATCCGGGCCGGCCTTCTCGGGGCTGCCCGTGTCGAACGGCGGGTCGGGGTCGTACTCGACGACCAGTTGGAGTGCCTGCGCGATCCGTTCGCCGGCGATCCTCGCGGCGAGGTGCAGGGACATGTCGATGCCGGCGGACATGCCGGCGGCGGTCATGATCCGGCCCGCTTCGACGTAGCGGCCCGGGACGAACGTCGCGCCGTACTGGGCGAGCTGGTCCCTCAGGCTCCAGTACGTCGTCGCCCGTAGTCCGCGCAGCAGGCCGGCCGTGCCCAGGACCAGGGAGCCGGTGCAGACCGAGACGGTCCACGTCGTGTGCCGGTGGATGCGTTGGATCCAGCGGATCGTGTCGGGGTCGGTCTGGACGCCGTGGACGTTCCCTCCGGGCACCAGCAGCACGTCGGCCCGGCGCACCTGGCTGAGCGTGCGGTCCACCCCGAGGGTGAGCACGCCGTTGTCCGTCCGGACCGGGCCGGTCCGCTTGCCGACGGTCACCACGGAGGCGCCCGGGATCCGGGACAGCACCTCGTACGGGCCGATCGCGTCGATCGGGGCGATCCCGTCGAAGAGCAGGATCGCGATGCGGGGGCCCCGGGCGGGCCCGTCCGGGTCGGTGGGCCGCCCCGCGCGGGCCGGGTCGCCCAGGCCGGTGGCGGCCAGGCCGACGCCGGCCCCGCCGGCCACCGCCGCCCGCAACACCGTCCGCCGGTTCACGTCCATGCTGAACATCGATCGCCTCCTGTCGGTCGAGCTGAGCTTCCGCATGTCCCGGTGGTCGGTCACGCCGCCGCCCCGGTTCCGCGGGCCGCGAGGCAGGTCCGGATGCGAGGGACCCCGGTCCGTATCGGCGGGGCACGGTGCCGCATCCCGCTCCGTACGTGCCGAAGGGGGCCGCCCGCGGGAACCAGCCGGCCGGTACGGCGGACCTACAGAGTGTGACGGCAGAGAACGGGCACGAGATCGTCCTCGTGGTGTGGGACGGCGCGGTCCTCCTGGACGTGGCGGGACCGGTCCAGGTCCTGAACGGCTCCGGTGGCTACCGGACGCGGCTCGCGTCGCCCGACGGGAGACCGGTGCACACCGACGTCGGCGTGCCCCTGGGGGTCGACCTGGCGCTGCCGGAGGTCCGTACCCCCGTCGACACGCTGATGGTCGCGGGCTACGGCACGAAGGCCGGCCACCGCCCACCCGTCGCCGTCGTCGAGCAGGTGCGGCGGATCGGCCTGGCGGCCCGGCGGATCGCCGCGGTCTGCACCGGGGCGCTGGTGCTGGCCGAGGCGGGCCTGCTGGACGGGCGGCGGGCCACCACCCACTGGGCGGCCTGCGCCGAGCTGGCGGCACGGTTTCCGCGCGTGGCGGTGCAACCCGACGCCATCTGTGTCCGGGACGGCCCGGTCGCCACCTCGGCCGGGGTGACCGCGGGCATCGACCTCGCGCTCGCCCTCGTGGCTGAGGACCTCGGCGTCGACCGGG
Above is a genomic segment from Micromonospora sp. M71_S20 containing:
- a CDS encoding DJ-1/PfpI family protein, producing MFSMDVNRRTVLRAAVAGGAGVGLAATGLGDPARAGRPTDPDGPARGPRIAILLFDGIAPIDAIGPYEVLSRIPGASVVTVGKRTGPVRTDNGVLTLGVDRTLSQVRRADVLLVPGGNVHGVQTDPDTIRWIQRIHRHTTWTVSVCTGSLVLGTAGLLRGLRATTYWSLRDQLAQYGATFVPGRYVEAGRIMTAAGMSAGIDMSLHLAARIAGERIAQALQLVVEYDPDPPFDTGSPEKAGPDLVRLALELLGQPAPR
- a CDS encoding glycogen-debranching protein, which codes for MNPQSRSKPPTVATEPRTTTRPAPRRLALLVAMLVGLTGVLSSGLVTAPAAQATIDGQALGARYNGAASDITFRVRSATATRIALYLYSAATGAQERVSYVLTGNGGIFARTVSVAELNGLGITGTVYYGYRAWGPNWPWHAGWTKGSTAGFVSDVDSAGNRFNPNKLLIDPYAREISHDPQTPSRPDVAGYRSGANRAVDTGTFAPKGIVLKPTAGGVGTKPTRAFKDDIVYEVHVRGLTRNDPTIASAYRGTYRGAGLKAPYLASLGVTAVEFLPLQETQNDTHDVDPTSTAGDNYWGYMTLNYFAPDRRYAYDKSPGGPTAEFKAMVKAFHDAGIKVLVDVVYNHTGEDGPQGDKNTYNVFSWRGLDNSTYYSLTGDRQSPWDNTGVGGNYNTFNPAAQNLIVDSVAYWKDTLGVDGFRFDLASVLGNTCQHGCFNYSRTNSGTALNRLVAEMPARPAGGGPGVDWIAEPWAIGGNSYQVGNFPTGWSEWNGIYRDTLRRDQNKMGVDAVTPANLADRFAGSSDLYGDDGRRPWNSVNFVVAHDGFTLRDLYACNSKNNNQPWPYGPSDGGSDDNISWDQGGVAADQRRAARNGHAFLMLSAGTPMMTGGDEYLRTTNCNNNPYNLDSSANWLDWTPDADQTTFAAFTSRLLAFRKAHPALRPANFYTAADTNGNGLGQLEWFTPAGTSPDGAYWGNANNHALAWRIDGSEFGDSGLYAAYNGWSGNVTFTLPAPPSGKQWYRVTDTSTWAEGPDQVASPGSEALIGGASTTYVLGGRALLLLIAR
- a CDS encoding GlxA family transcriptional regulator; translated protein: MTAENGHEIVLVVWDGAVLLDVAGPVQVLNGSGGYRTRLASPDGRPVHTDVGVPLGVDLALPEVRTPVDTLMVAGYGTKAGHRPPVAVVEQVRRIGLAARRIAAVCTGALVLAEAGLLDGRRATTHWAACAELAARFPRVAVQPDAICVRDGPVATSAGVTAGIDLALALVAEDLGVDRARTVAKHLVVFLQRPGGQAQFDAPGAGPAPHEPVLRRVLDAVVAEPSADHSVAAMAARAAVSERHLTRLFRRGIGTTPARYVERMRVHAARALLETGNAGVASIARDCGFGSAETMRRAFLRVAGVTPAEHRRRFRGQEKPGAAVRSAPQ